From the Fusobacterium sp. FSA-380-WT-3A genome, the window TAGGAGAAGCCAACACTAAATGACTATATTTAAAAGTTTCTGATATTAAAGTAGAAACATCTGCTTTTGATACATCATAGACAGCCATATTAGATAAACCTTTTTCTTTTAATTTATTGGCTAAAGTAATAGCTGCTTTTTCTGTATTTCCATACATTGAAGCGTAGACAACTAACACTCCATTTTCTTCAGGTTCATATTTACTCCATTTATTATATTTCTCTAAAAGTAATGAAAGATTTGTTCTCCAAATTGGTCCATGTAATGGACATATCATTTTTATGTCTAAAGTATTTGCTTTCTTTAATAAATTTTGAACTTGAACTCCAAATTTACCTACTATATTTGTATAGTATTTTCTCATTTCTTCTAATAATTCCGCTTCTATATTAAAATCATCATCATATAATTTTCCATATAAACAACTAAAAGTTCCAAAGGCATCTGCACTAAATAATGTTTTTATTGTTGAATCATAACTCAATAACACTTCTGGCCAATGTACCATAGGAGCTCCTATAAATGTAAACTCATGTTTTCCAAAAGAGATTTTATCTCCTTCTTTTACAACTACCATATTATTCTCTTCAATTTTTGCCCCAAATTGTTTCATAAATACAAAACCTTGTTTTGAACCTATTACTTTTACATTAGGATAACATGAAACAACTTCCCCTATCATTGCTCCATGGTCTGGTTCTACGTGATGAACAATTAAATAATCTAATTCTCTTCCATTTAAAACTACTTTTAATTTTTCTAAAAATTCTTTTCCCTTTGATAAATCAACTGTATCTAATAAAACAGTTTTTTCATCTAATAATAAATAAGAATTATATGATATTCCTTTTTGGATAGGATGAATATTTTCAAATAATTCTAAACGAATATCATCACTTCCTAGATAATAAAGTTCTTCTGAAATTTTTCTTACGTTATACATCTTTCCTCCTATATTATTAATACTCCTCTATTTATCTATTTCAATAGCATTTTCTACCTCTTGGCCAAGAGATATTTTCATTGCCACTATTGCTACTTCTAATTGGTCTATACTTGGTTCTTTTGTTGTTATTTTTTGTAATGCCATCCCTGGCATCGCTAATATTCTTACTAGAAAATTATCTAAATGTTTACTTGAAAATCTTTGAAGTTCATAAGATAATCCTGCTATCAAAGGCATTAAAAGTATTCTCAAAAATACTCTCATCAATATTTTCATATATAATGTTTCTGGCGTTGGTAATATATAATCAATAGAGCTAAATACAATAATTGCTATTAACATAACAGTTAACAGAAAACTTGTTCCACATCTTGGATGTAAAGTTGTAAATTTTTTTGCATTTTCTGGAGTTAATTCTAAATCATTTTCATAAGCATAAATAGTTTTATGTTCAGCTCCATGATATTCAAAAACTCTTTTTATATCATCAGAAAAGGAAATTCCCCAAATATAAAGTAAAAAGAATACAAGTCTTAATATTCCTTCACATAAATTTAAGTATCCTTTATTTTCTTGAAATAAAAAACTACTTATTATTGAAGGCAAAACTATAAAAAGCCCTATTCCTAAAGCTAATGAAAGAGATGTTGTTAATACAGCCTCTTTATTTGTCAATTGTTCTTCTTCGTTTTCTTCACTTTGATTTGCCGAAAAAGTTAATTCTTTCATTCCTATTACAAGAGAATCAAACAATGTTACTACTCCTCTTACAAATGGAATTTCTGATAGTTTTTTTCTTTTTAATGATAAATTGGTTTTTTTATATACAATTTCACCATTAGGTCTTCTAACAGCAGTGGCTATTAAAGAACCATTTCTCATCATAACCCCTTCTATTACAGCTTGACCTCCCACATTTCTACATCTATTATTCATAAATTCTCCTATTCTATCTCACTATCTTCAGTATTTTTTATTATAACAAAAGTTAAATCATCTACTTGTTGATACCCTTTTCTAAAATCATTAATAGCATCTAGTATCATATCTTTAATTTGACATGGAGTTTTATTTTTACTTTTATAAATAACCTCTTTTAATCTTTCTATACCAAATAACTCTTTCTCATGATTTTCTGTTTCAGTTATTCCATCAGTATAATATACTACTATGTCACCTTTATCTAATTTTAATTCTTTTTGACAATATCCATAATCATCTAAAAATCCTATAGCTAATCCTTTTGTAGTATGTAACTGTATTTCATCTAATTTTGCTTTATAAACAACCAATGGATTATGTCCAGCATTAGAATATGTTAAAACTTTTGTTTTATAGTTAAAATTACTATGTAACATTGTTATAAACATATCTTCTGTTATATCAGGATAGATTA encodes:
- a CDS encoding DUF1385 domain-containing protein, yielding MNNRCRNVGGQAVIEGVMMRNGSLIATAVRRPNGEIVYKKTNLSLKRKKLSEIPFVRGVVTLFDSLVIGMKELTFSANQSEENEEEQLTNKEAVLTTSLSLALGIGLFIVLPSIISSFLFQENKGYLNLCEGILRLVFFLLYIWGISFSDDIKRVFEYHGAEHKTIYAYENDLELTPENAKKFTTLHPRCGTSFLLTVMLIAIIVFSSIDYILPTPETLYMKILMRVFLRILLMPLIAGLSYELQRFSSKHLDNFLVRILAMPGMALQKITTKEPSIDQLEVAIVAMKISLGQEVENAIEIDK
- a CDS encoding FprA family A-type flavoprotein, which produces MYNVRKISEELYYLGSDDIRLELFENIHPIQKGISYNSYLLLDEKTVLLDTVDLSKGKEFLEKLKVVLNGRELDYLIVHHVEPDHGAMIGEVVSCYPNVKVIGSKQGFVFMKQFGAKIEENNMVVVKEGDKISFGKHEFTFIGAPMVHWPEVLLSYDSTIKTLFSADAFGTFSCLYGKLYDDDFNIEAELLEEMRKYYTNIVGKFGVQVQNLLKKANTLDIKMICPLHGPIWRTNLSLLLEKYNKWSKYEPEENGVLVVYASMYGNTEKAAITLANKLKEKGLSNMAVYDVSKADVSTLISETFKYSHLVLASPTYNMGVFPLMHNYLEDMKALNVQNKIVGIIENGTWACKAGEEMVKILKEMKNMIVLEEKVKIVSSLNEESEMEIENLMNSILKTL